The DNA region ttcaaatttctGTGCTGGAGTTTATGAGGAGTTGTGCTAACAAACTgttcattattattaaaaaatttcccataaaaataatgattatagAATTACCTGATAATGGTAATATGCTCATCTGCTCATTGTGTCTTTATTAcctatcaagttttacaaaattcTGTAAAGTGGTTTAAGAATATTTGCGCTGAAAAAACACAAGTCTGAAAGACGAAATGACTGACTGACAGGTAAAAAACATTATACCCCCCTCAATTTGTTGCGTGGGGTATAATTAGACTGCATTATGGCTTGGGACGTGCACTTACATTATATGAGGTAAGATGCGCAACTTGTTGCGTGGGGTATAATTTGATTGCATTATGGCTTGGAATGTGCACTCGCATTGTATGAGGTGTATTGCACAACTTGTTGCGTGGGGTATAATTTGACTGCATTATGGCTTGGGATGTGCACTCACATTGTATGAGGTGTGTCCTATGTACTTCTGTTTGTCCTCCACCCCCAGCACCTGTCGGTGGTACCACTCACGGGCCTGGTCCACCATCTCCAGACCCTTCAGCAGGCTGTCCTTCTCCTGTTCTAGTTGCTTCATCCTCTTAATCTGCGAGAGTGATCAaatcaacaaaaacttaaatcaTGTCCCTATCCTCTTAATCTAGGAAAACACTATCATCAAAACAATAAACTCTTAAGCCTCTTAATTTCAGCACATAATCAAATTCAGTAATAGGTGTACATCTTGAATTTATCAGAAACCATCAGacgcattttttaaaactatgacAAACTGATGATATAGATGTCTGAATTTTCTTCAAGTTCCTCTGTTAAGTTCTTGATATGAAATGGATTGCTGAATATACAGTAGCATGATAATACAAGTAGGCCATGAGTTACCATGTTGTAATCCACGCCGTTGGCCAGAGTGTGTCTTCTGGCAGAGTCTCGACGCTTCACTGTGACCTGCCTCTGTTGAGGCGGTGAGGTAGGTGTGGATGTGGAGGGAAGGGCTTCTTGTCTCATCAAACGTACCTGCTCTATGTTTTCTGCAGAAAAATGATACTAATGCTTTGTAATGAGTTAATTTAtccctccccctctctctctcttgcagAAATGCaagattttagaaaaaaagataaagataatACATAAATTGATATCTTTTAAATtgcaattaaaaatgttattatacagttaaactttgttatctcgaactagacgggactgtttaaaaactttgagatatccaagtattagagatattgaaaaaattaagggtaaaatacttaaaatataaatggttaggacttacaaatcacttcaacatatccattgtattctcgatatcagtgttcgagatatcaaagttcaactgtcATTTACCGGTATTGATAGACAATAAGGACAGTAAGCATCAAAAAGTTATAATCTTGCATAATGCTTATCTACCAAAGAAATTATAAGAATTATAAGACAATTAATAATGTCTTGAAAAGAGGAGTTTTACCTATAAATGAACatcttttgtaaaaattatgaaagaTTGAGTTGCTTAACTACTTATTTCAGGTAAACTTCAAAAGAAAAACTTATCATGACATCTTTTCTAACACTCAACTGATCCCTAAATTACTAAATCATTTGTACAGTAATCTAagttttgttgggttttttcaaGTTCACTACTTGCGTACAAtgataactacatgtacttgcagctacaaataaagttttaagtAATGCAGAATAAGCACACAGCTAAAATTAGTAACAACAATGAAGCAAGTGGTGAAAGTTACCATGATGATAATGCTGATGATATAAATGACCTACAAGAATAAAAGGCTGTCAGATTAGTCatattatgaaattaaacagtacctgtgtatacatatacatgtaacaaaaatcaatgttataCATGAATTAGCTAGGGTTATCTTTTAGCCTTTGTTACTAAGTACAAGTAAGTACGAAGTTTCTAGGCTTTTTTTTTGCCACATTAGGATTTTCAATGTCACAATAAAATTTAACTGCAAAACAGCACATAATGATAATAGCATCTCATTAAGGTCCTCTGCTAGCTATTACATTATCATGGTCTGTTTGGGATAGAGGTgtaatcatttttgaaaaattagtaAGAAGTGATAGAATTAAAATTTTGCATCATTATcataatatgtttgtttttcatGGGATTATGCAAAATGCCATTGATCTCCAATAGCTATAAATCATATGCTTTTTGGTGACCAAAGTAAGTTttcaaatgaatgaaaaatcatttgtgTGTACTTTACAATCTTTTAATTTACCTTTCATACATATGATGGCTTCATATAGTTAAAAACATTTAGAATTAGTTCAATGTTGTAgaatattaaatcattttatgataCATATAAGTGTTGTATCTGGTGTTATATATGCATGATTTATCGATGTGCGACGTACTACTTCTGaatcaaatatataaattgataaGACAAAGATTTTGAATCTGAATGTTACTGTACGCTGCAATTATGTTTTATCctcattcatgattttttaaatttttttacttaaatgaatgtaaataataaatttatgatGTTAATTCATAATTACCATAAATATCATTCTGTCTTCCTCTATCCACATTTCTGTCTAACAAGTTGGAGTCACTCTTCGTAGACTGTAGGCTCTTTGCACTCTGATTCTGATCACCAGTTTGATGGTTCATTCTTCTTTGCCAATTTTTAAGCTCTGTGATGATGTTCTTGCTTTTATCTCTTGGTGGAACCTTTGGAGGAATCTGTCCATCACTGATTGTAGAGGAATAGGAAGGCCTCTGGGGTCTTGGAGGAGGGATGGGCCTCTTTGGAGGTAACTGATTTGGAGCATAATTGGAtttattttctctttgtttttcATGTTCTAGTTTTTTGTGGGAATTTGGATCATTAATATTTCGTTCTCTATTGTAACCAGATATAGCATTATTTGGCCGTACTGCTGCTGTGTTTGAGGCACTTGATGATATTCTGTTCAAAGCATGGTTTGCAGAGGACTTTGTCAATACAGCATCTCTTGGTGCAGCAACAGGTCTACTCCTTGGTTTGGGATTTGCAGGTTTGGCAGGGTGACTGTTTTCTTTGTCATCTCTTAAATCGTTTGGCAatttttggcttgtcaacaaCGCTAATTTAAGACCTGCAACAAATCGATCGAAACTGAGATATCCATTGGTAGGGGTGACTTTCCTCAGGGCCTCTGTCACTCCACTCGGAAGCCCCCGTACCCCTTCTTCATGCCACCTGGCTTCTATATCAGAAAACTTCACGTAACCACATTTTCCTTCGTCTAAGATATCAAACAACACTTTTAACGACGAAATGAATTGTTTGGGGAGTCCGTCTGTGCTATTCCATGCAGTGACGCTTGTCATCTTCAAAAATGCCTTTTTGACATCAGCTCACCTGCAATAAAAACCCACTGTTTATTTCCATTGGTTGGCGGGATTTCCGGTCAACAGGTAACCAAATAAGTAAGTAACTCGTACAAAAGATATTCGTGAAGAATATGAAATAAGACTGATCATGAAACATGGATTAAAAAAGCAATCCAGAgaaatcagaattatttttgtaTGTTACGTTTGTTAATCAAGTTAGTTTGTTCCTTATACAGCGTCTAACGTATATTATGGTTTgaataaattgataattttctcGAATATTCAATGTTCGAGTTACTAATACACATTTTTTCCCATGGGCACAGTGGTCATAAAACTTTGTCAATTTTTGGTAAAAAGGTCCGTATGTAAGTATTAAGACTGCTTTTTTACGCATCATTACTTAACTATATGACGATTCCAGACATTATGCAATGAATGCATTATTGATTAACTATACACACATCCTGCTGTATGTAACGTTAGAATTCTGTGAAATTGACATGgaaatattacatgttttttcaGAGTCCCATCAGCTGCCCATTCCATGATAAACAAACACTGTTTAAACTTATtagttgaaatacataaattaatttcgataaaataaatattttcgaTATGGAAGAGGGTAACTAACTTAAAGTGATTCGCGTAAAGTAtgcaggtttaaaaaaaaaattacaaagtgAAAGTTGAATTTTTAATTGGGACAAATACTGTTGGTTCAATTCCAACTTGGACATTAATCTGCTTTATAAAGTGTCATGCATCTggtattaatatgttttacggtgctaccgttctggcgagcgcagcaagaattataCACATACCAGCtgcataccttgcatcattgtcaacttatagttttatatgggtatcaacgaacgtcaaagaatttttgagagagtatatTGCTCTACAATGAGTATGCCAAaagtactaattttaatggttatgatacatacagcgcaacccacttcccagagagagagagagagagagagagagagagagagagagagagagagcgagcccggtacctgtttgtaggtgtgtaatttcccacttttaaatttaatggtctgactatatcccatatctacataatttttttaactgtttatttttttattttattcctttttgatttatttcaaaatgtcctattgtttatttcctccctactcattcatgcacaattagcttaaaaatggatcgatatgacagtaaagtatggctcttgctaatatatatacataaaatctctatattaaaaaaaattaaaaacaaatcatacgtcaatgaggcaggtatcgcagtctgtactgaaatagctagtacacgcattacagatgtttgatccacctctaaatttatcgcgggaaatatagcgcgagtgcactgtgacgtcatccatgactttgttcgtctttgtttacgtttctcgactcattacggaggtatggaagcatgtaacaaatcttttgagtctcgccaaagcatatgcggtactcaaaacgtgtcttcaaactttaagtcactgtaaattacgagttaaaagtcggccatttttggcatagcaccacgggtgaaaacattatagagcattatgggacgtagacaaaaaattttgtttgatgaactgtaggtttagctcgttctttttcccgcgcacactggttcttagagctcgcttcgctcgccggcgctgtgcgccggcgagctgcgctcgctataaaggAGAACACTGAAATGAGCTCAATGAGTTTGATAGCTTTGTCACTTCATTGTAACTGCAGTTATGTACTTTTGCAGAGCAAATTGACATAGTTTGGTTTAATATGgagcaatgtcaattattttattaacattttttaattgtttatcaaCAAAAGTTTGTAAAACTATGTCAATTTTGcccttcaaaaaaataatttctattgttattgtaaacaaactgtATTGTTGGCAAACAACTAGCAAAATAATAACTTCATGTTTAATACACCTGTATCTCGCTCTATGACATATATCAGTTTCTACAATCTCTCGAACcttgaaatacattttataattttggaaaaaaaatattgacctaatttggtttttttttcctcttATAGGTTTGGTTTTGTAAACAACCAGAACAAGACTgtcttttaatgaaaaatctttaaaaatgaacCGATTTGGAGGAAATTTTGGACAAGGCCTTCTTGGCAACCCTCCAGTGTCTTCGAACTTCTCACCACGTGACCAGAACAGATTCCGAGGAGGAGAAACCTCATTTGGCGGCAACCAAGACAGTTATTTTGGAGATGGGGGAGGTTACGCAAGAGACCTGGGAGAGAGAAAATTTGGAGGTGGAAATGAAGGTTTCTATGGAGATATTGACATGAGAGGCAATTCCTTCCAAGATCAAACTAATAGCAACGGTAGATTTGGAGATGGAGATAGAATGATGAACAGAGGAGACAGAAACTTAAGCCATGACCATGATTACAGGAATGAGGATGAGTTTTACTCTGGGAGGAACTCCATGAAGTCAGTGAGACAAGACAGACTGTCAGTCGGAGGTAGCTTTGGTGATGACCGTGGTATGGGAGGGACTCAGGACCAGTATAGTAGACTAGGGATGGGAGGAATAAGTCCTGGCATAATGACCAAGGGACAAGGTATACTTGGATCTGGACCAGGTGTAGGAGGAGACACCGATTTCAGGGCCCAAGGTAAAGAGAGATTttagaaattttcaataaattcttctcagaaatatttatattgatagttttaaagatttgaatACAAAAGTAATataaactagactcttgttgcaaaagcaacaaaaaggtcttccgttttgatatacatgtatcaatttaactgtaagacattgcttctctcacatagaaaaaaaagtggatatgataattattgtgaatgatatatccagacgttacttacatgtaaaacaacgagaatgaaaaagaaatcaatttttgaagtactttctgtgacgaccggaagtaacgccgaactaaacaaaaatgttaaccatttgtacaatcatatgtcaatctttcctcaaagtttggttgttcacgtctctgcAAAATTtgagatctctttgaaacaatattttttgtctcgggaccgaaacggacgaacgaaagtgataaataaaaacaaaagctggtatttctcgtacatttgcttaatgtacatcactgtttatcaggctagatgaaattccaagaaagtcagttaaacttgttaaaaacaggatttgtttgaacccttccggtaagaaccggaagtgacagttgacaaaattaaaaccGTTAAACACATCCCAAATCCAAATTCTATCAATCATGAAAGATTTGTGTCTCAATCAGTTACAATGACGAAAATctcgcggacatcaaatttgttaaaaggaAAGCTAcgtagagatatttgagatatctcaccggaggtaaaatttatttgccaatttaacattatatagatgacatgtGTAAGATTGTATagtgttattttcattttatgtaaaatgaataaaacaaatttttgaagtgcttccagtgacgaccggaagttacgccgaacaaaacaaaatagtgtatacacatgtacatacataggtctatcatcccaaaaagtttgattgttcaagtcgttaccgtttttgagatctccaggaatcaaggttttttgtctcgggacaggaaacggacaaacggaagtgctcaatgtaaattgtaattaatatttttttgtacttgCCCTTTCTACTTAATTTTTTATCGACTTCACTACAAATTTCAAAGGagaacagttaaactgataaacagctttatttgtttgaactcttttctgtgtggaccggaagtgacagaagacaaaatgagaccggttaaacatatcttcaattaaatgtctatcatccatgaaagttatGTGCTTTgatctcttatagtttctgagatctcgtttgtacaaaatgtgtttcaaaaaagctacctgagatatttgagatatctcaccggaagtaaaaaaattttgttgagttaacatcgcatagacaaCCTATGCATAGTTTTAAtatacttaaatatttattttatggaaaaggaattttatgcggaaaaagtagttatttttgaagagcttccggtgacgaccggaagtaacgaccaacaaaacaaaatagtttaaacacatctacagctatgggtctttcatcccacaaagtttggatgttcaagtctttaccgtttctgacatctcgttgatacaagctttttcatcgcgggacaggaaacgggcaaacggaagtgctcaatctaaattgtatttgatatttcttgtatacttgccctttgtacttcatttctcatccagcacactacaaatatcaatggaaaaaagttaaactgataaacagctcgatttgtttgaactcttcctgtgtggaccggaagtgacggaagacaaaatgaaaccggttaaacacatcttcaatcaaatgtctatcatctatgaaagttttgtgctttgatcacttatagtttctgagatctcgtttgtacaaaatgtgtttcaaaaagctacctgagatatttgagatatctcaccggaagtagaatttttttgttgagttaacatcgcatagataacctatgCATGAATTTatacttaatatatatttaatttgtggaaaatgaatttattgcgtgaaataactatttttgaagagcttccggtgacgaccggaagttacgacgaacaaaacaaaagtgtttaaacacatttacatacacaggtctattaTCGTACAAAGTTTcgttgttcaagtctttacaatttttgagatctcgaggtgacaaggtTTTTtgttgcgggacaggaaacggacgaacggatatgaattttgaaaaaatgaaaaaaacgtccCTAGCGTTTATCATTTCCTAgtattcctgaaaatttcaaggaaatatatccagtcatctctgagaaaatgggggaaaaaaataagaataataaaaagaataataataataaaaagaaacattacaatcactataaggtcttccgttggaaacggaagaccttaacaagATAAGATTGAGATTCAAAATGTTAATGAATTGAACTTTTGTGCTTACAAGGTGGATATAGTGGTATCGGAAATCAGCCTAGATCAGGAAATATGCAGGGTGTTGGAAATCTTGCCATGAGTCCCCCAAATATTGGTGGTCAAGGAATGAGACCACAAGGAAGTGGACTGGGGGTTCAAATGGCTGGCATGGAAGCCAACCTAATGACTCTACAGAAGCAACAGCAGCAACAGGAGGCCCTGCTAAGGGACACTCAGCTACAGATGGTCAACAATCTGTTGCTGCAGCAACAGAGCAAAAGAGGTCAGAAATCAATCAAGCAGTGGATATAAATTCACTCTCtttgataaacattttactACTAATAATATTTGTATTGTGGGGGAAAAGACCAAATATTACCATAAGATAGTCCAATGTTTCAATGGAAACTTTCTTAAATGTCAACATTTAGCATGAAAGCTTAAATGCCCATTAATTGTAGAATAGAATTTCAATGTATTTTCTGATCATCATCATGTGTGTACTTGTACTTGAATGATATTGCTACAATTTTGCTATTGGAATGTCTTGCAAGTAATTGGTCTTTTTACTGGTACTTTTGATAATCAGGAAATCAACTGAATCCAGGATTTGGGGGACCAGGTTTATTGGGTACCCCACAAAACATGTCTCCGAGCATGATGGGAGGTCCTGGTGGTAATCAGAGAGGGTCAGGGCGTATTCCGTCCCTCCTGGACATCAACACAAAGAAACCACAAGGAAAGAGGGGATTTACTGGGCCAAGGGACCAAGGGGGGTTCAAGAAACAACGATTGACACctcaaaaggtatttttttcttcatatatataATCTTGTACAAACAATAAATTACTGTGTTGTTTAtccttttattaatttccttaAACAATGGTGCTTTTGATTCTATAAAATTGTTTTCTCAAAAGATTTTGGATACTTATGTATAGAACACTGCTATATTTTGTCTGAAGCTATAGATAGCATGGGGAGAAAAAAGAAATAGCAGTGAAACTTCATTCAGAGGGGCGTTTCCTCCCAGGATTATTGTTACTTTTGCTACTTTTAAAACATTGCTTTCAAGAAGTCTCATATATTCTCTACATAAAGAACAACTTAGGCCTTATAGTAAACTGTACTTACAGGGGTATTTCTCTCAGGATAATTGTTACTTTTACTGCTTTTGAAACAATGCTTTCAACTCATCACCCCATTCCCATCCACATACAGTTAATCCTGACAAAAAGCCTGAATCACATACCCTTGTTGATGCTTGTACAGCTTGCTGGCTGAGATAAAACTGTAATATGTTGCCGCTATGCAatgtgtactacatgtatttgtgaatGAGGATGGTCCTCAGTGAATCAATGTTTAATTTCTCCGAAAAGCAGAATTGTTATTTAGCTGATTTCCTCATTCATTTTGATATCATAATACTGGATGGCCTTTCTAGAATGCAAGACCTCTGTCTGTACGGAATTCAGAAATACCAGTTGGAAtaactttcatttgatatgCTGAATATTGTTTAATCCGGACTGTTTGGAATGTACTAACCATTTTATGTTCCTTGACTTTCCAGTTATCTTCAGATATTCTGAATTATGTTGGAACATCTTTGTTTTATCTAAAAGATGTTTTGGGTTTCAAATTTAGTCTACGGTAAAACTGAGAAAATATGAAACGTATTTGCATGCATTAAGTGGCACATTTTGGGTTTATTATCTCAATGTTCTGTTAAACTTccttgtttgttttattatttgtttatgatATCTCTAGATCTCTGACATGTTGAAAATTACatatttgatttcatatttgtttacatGATTAAGGTTTGATTAACTCTGGAGTATTGATTATTGGATGTATCTTGTCAGATTTATTACAGCCTTCAAATGCTATGCGAGCAGGTATTTCTGATTTTCATTGTCTAAATTACACCAATAAATTGACATTACTGACTACCATGAAGGCAAACTATTTTCCCAAACCACTTACCAGCtgtaaaaaacaacaacaatggAGAAAGACTCATTAGGAAATTGATTATCACTATCCATCTCAAATTCATTGGAAAATctatttgtgaaaaaattgcTACCATGCATCTTTTCTTGTTTGAAGGCATAGAACATAATTTGAAAACCACCTTAAAATATGCTGAACACAGGGGACTGCTTTTCTTTCCGTTTTAGTTAAACGTTTTCACGCAATATGTAGCCtagttgtttgaaatatttactgTCTGTGTCACGAAAGTCAGTAACATTTGAATGTCCGTGAAAActtttcctgaaaatattttactcaAACTTTTTGAACATCATTTCTCACCTCAATAGattattcattaaaacaatttccAAACAAAATGTCTCCATAGgcttttttcacaaattttatgCTTACATAGTGCTTTACAGGAAGAAGCATGTACATGTTGATTTCATTTTTGTGGAattgatgttttaattttgaattacatAAGAATTGTCTGTGTGTTTCATAATTCAGCACTGGAAGACATCTGTATATGGAGACCCAAATCTCTGTATTGGTACCTCTAAACTGGTTCCTAATACCAAGAAGCAGCAAAGAAGTTGGATATCTGAAGATTCTCCGTGTTGAAATCaagcattatttttttcctctacTTTTTTAGATCTCTGAATTTTGATAACAAGTTAATATTGATGATAATCTGATGACCCCCACAATCATGGAATAAACGATGGCAGTTAAAGGATATTTACTCCGTCCAAAGGTCACAATCTCGGCTACTTATCCATATAATGGTTTGATGAGCTATTTGCATCATTCCATTCCCCCCAACACAGCCTTAATGTtatcatctatttttttttttttaccttttataaCAACCATTGGCCACTGTCTTCTTACTTTGTATGATGTTTAAATGCATATTTTACTCCATTTATAGGTGGAAGATATTTTGAAAGATGAGACATATTCATCAGATGCTGAATAATTCATTTACAACTTATAATTCTCATATACATCTCATATCATCTGATACCATCTTTTCTAATTGTTACTGTATAGCTTTTCCTGTTAAAAACATAATGATAGAGAGATATTTTTGCAACCCCAAAGCCCTGCATAACCAAATTTGCATGACTTGTTCTTGATTTTACTGAGATCAAGTTTTTCACCTTTCACTCTTTAAATCTTGCAGCTATATCCAGTGGacctcaatacatgtataagttgaTTACTGGAGTTATCTATCTTACttgtatattgtaaataaacaagaatTTATATGGTAGTGAACTGCAGAATcactttatatttcaattcttgaAGTTTCTGGTCTCACCAGAGTTCTTAATcagaataaaataatcatttgcGAACTTTTCTCAGATAGTTCCCTTGTTATGATTTCCAATATTGAAACTTTgtaatcttgttttttttttcatcagtgaTACTCTTGAATGGAATATATTTCATATCTGCTGTTCAAATAGGTTTCACTATGGAAAAGCCCCCTTGTTGCCTATACACTAGTTCTGTAGTCTACACCATAGCCAATCCTGGATGCCATCAAAAGTCCACCCTAACAAACTGACCCGCCATCTTTACCACAGTGGCTTGTTTTCTATTGGTTTCTAATCTTTATACCCTGCCCTCTACTGACATATTTCAGCGAACGCCTGATAGAAGATATGACAACAGTTCAAATCGAGGTCCGAGGAGACACTCTCCAGACAGACAGCGTTCCTCAGAGGGAGCGGACTCGCGCTCCTCAACTCCTCGCAGGAAGGAGTCAGGTATTTTCATGCTTTGCAGATACATTTATCTGCCACACTGCTTTCTCTTTTGTCCCCCCATTGGTACTGAATTTAAAAGGAAGGATTCAGATCTGAATCTCTGGAGTGTTTGTAGTCAGCCAGCATTAGCACTCATCAGTAAAATCTTTCTACTGCCTCACATGTTCTGTCAAGTAAGCATTATCTGTGTCTGTGGAATTTGTATACATCTTGTCATGGGGTCTTTCTCTCACTCCTAGCAACCATGAAAAtcagtttgattttaaaaatatcttttttatgttCTAACTTCTTCTCTTCCAACTTTATTCTTTCTCTCTGTCTTAAAATTTTTTCTATTCTATTTCCTCGTCTTCTCTTTCTTTTGGTTCTTCTGGGGTGCATGTCCTTCCTTTTTCTAGATTTATTTAAGAACTCAACAAATCATTATCATGACATTCTGTTGCATGCTTCCTTTACAAGATGGCGCTCCAGGCTTCCTTCCCAAAGGTCAACAGGATTCAGCATGGACAGCAAAACCACAACCCACCAGTACTGAGAATCAGCAACAAAGCCCCGCGGTGGTCACCCCACAGAAAATTGGAGACGGCTTGCTACCGGTACCTGCCACAAAGCCAAAGCAGGCAAATCTGACAGAAAAGTATGACCCAGAGGAACCTACAGAAGATGAGGTAAGTGTCAGAAAGATTGTTATCGCATCATAATTTTACTTGTTGAACAATAAACAGGTATATTAAGGCAAATTAGCAATATGTAATACTTATTATCTCTATTTCTATTGCTATTTGTAATTGTGATGATTTGCTTTGTGTAGATCCTGGATTTTGAGGCAGACACTGAAACGATTAAAGTTATTGACATTACGGATGAACCAGAGATATCCTCCAACATGGAGGAGGTGGAAGATATTGAAGATGTCACTGTGGTGATGGTGGAAAAAAGTCAGGATGAGAAAGAGGAAAAAACGAAAGAggtaaacaattttaaacataGGAAACTTTGAATTATGCAGATATTCTACATTCATGCACTTGCTGcttttttagatatatattatataaacattacTAGTATGAAAAAGAAAGATGCATTTATCTTCTGTCACTGTTATTCTCAAAAGCCACTAACCTCAATTGCTATTCAAAAATATTGGCAGGTTCAATATCAGGACATTATAGTATGTGACCTTTGATACTGTTGTAACTGTCAGCTCTACTTGCTTTTTGAAACATTatgtaaagaatt from Crassostrea angulata isolate pt1a10 chromosome 7, ASM2561291v2, whole genome shotgun sequence includes:
- the LOC128192158 gene encoding suppressor APC domain-containing protein 2-like isoform X1; this encodes MTSVTAWNSTDGLPKQFISSLKVLFDILDEGKCGYVKFSDIEARWHEEGVRGLPSGVTEALRKVTPTNGYLSFDRFVAGLKLALLTSQKLPNDLRDDKENSHPAKPANPKPRSRPVAAPRDAVLTKSSANHALNRISSSASNTAAVRPNNAISGYNRERNINDPNSHKKLEHEKQRENKSNYAPNQLPPKRPIPPPRPQRPSYSSTISDGQIPPKVPPRDKSKNIITELKNWQRRMNHQTGDQNQSAKSLQSTKSDSNLLDRNVDRGRQNDIYGHLYHQHYHHENIEQVRLMRQEALPSTSTPTSPPQQRQVTVKRRDSARRHTLANGVDYNMIKRMKQLEQEKDSLLKGLEMVDQAREWYHRQVLGVEDKQKYIGHTSYNDYNLEANQERMNFQNARIMEVNQQLKTLIESSERGFPLHMNLAVGPSTTQRVDTKSIQILQENQKHLKKELHEKVDKISQLEKEKASLIRELFEARAKGKGYDDTTFM
- the LOC128192158 gene encoding suppressor APC domain-containing protein 2-like isoform X2, translating into MTSVTAWNSTDGLPKQFISSLKVLFDILDEGKCGYVKFSDIEARWHEEGVRGLPSGVTEALRKVTPTNGYLSFDRFVAGLKLALLTSQKLPNDLRDDKENSHPAKPANPKPRSRPVAAPRDAVLTKSSANHALNRISSSASNTAAVRPNNAISGYNRERNINDPNSHKKLEHEKQRENKSNYAPNQLPPKRPIPPPRPQRPSYSSTISDGQIPPKVPPRDKSKNIITELKNWQRRMNHQTGDQNQSAKSLQSTKSDSNLLDRNVDRGRQNDIYENIEQVRLMRQEALPSTSTPTSPPQQRQVTVKRRDSARRHTLANGVDYNMIKRMKQLEQEKDSLLKGLEMVDQAREWYHRQVLGVEDKQKYIGHTSYNDYNLEANQERMNFQNARIMEVNQQLKTLIESSERGFPLHMNLAVGPSTTQRVDTKSIQILQENQKHLKKELHEKVDKISQLEKEKASLIRELFEARAKGKGYDDTTFM